The following coding sequences lie in one Flavobacterium cyclinae genomic window:
- a CDS encoding sensor histidine kinase, translating to MEGASEIKSVFWIGTFVMLFLAFGLLAMVLFYQRHFAKMKQKETELLLKTALESEKQERQRIAKDLHDSVQGDLSAIRNYFLLLSRKIHDSQNQFLLEETKIALEQTIENTRLISYKLMPPLLENGGFIMAVQDYFETLSKSTGKIFTLQQHLEDFVVNTAIGYELFRVVQEFTSNMLKYGTINECKLFVYETVEGISLELVDDGVSFDFKSSYAQSKGSGLQNIQSRLSSIGAKLVQREVASGNHFVIYLPKEI from the coding sequence ATGGAAGGCGCGAGTGAAATAAAGTCGGTTTTTTGGATAGGGACATTTGTAATGTTGTTTTTAGCTTTTGGGCTTTTGGCAATGGTGTTGTTTTATCAGCGACATTTTGCTAAGATGAAGCAGAAAGAAACGGAATTGCTTTTGAAAACGGCATTAGAAAGTGAAAAGCAAGAGCGTCAGCGTATCGCTAAAGATTTGCATGATAGCGTGCAAGGAGATTTGAGTGCGATACGTAATTATTTTTTGTTGTTATCGCGAAAGATTCATGATAGTCAGAATCAATTTTTATTAGAAGAGACCAAAATTGCGTTAGAGCAAACCATTGAAAATACTCGATTGATTTCGTATAAACTTATGCCTCCTTTATTAGAGAATGGAGGCTTTATAATGGCTGTTCAAGATTATTTTGAAACCTTGAGTAAATCAACAGGTAAAATTTTTACTTTGCAACAACACTTAGAAGATTTTGTAGTTAATACTGCTATTGGATATGAATTGTTTAGAGTAGTTCAAGAGTTTACTTCTAATATGTTAAAGTACGGAACCATAAACGAATGTAAGTTGTTTGTTTATGAGACTGTTGAAGGTATTAGTTTGGAGTTAGTTGATGATGGGGTTTCATTTGATTTTAAATCGAGTTATGCTCAATCTAAAGGTTCTGGTTTGCAAAACATACAATCCCGTTTGAGTAGTATAGGTGCTAAACTTGTTCAACGTGAAGTTGCAAGTGGTAACCATTTTGTTATTTATTTACCTAAAGAAATATGA
- a CDS encoding response regulator transcription factor — protein MIKVALVDDHQLFRKSLSLLLSSFEGIEIIHDTNDGLAFLKFAETEVIDVVLLDIQMPILDGYEVCKRLKLINPEAKILIISQLTSKEAIHQIMECGANGFFTKNSSPELLESAIRNVVERDYYFDVELGAVIREAILWEKKVHYNLDLTIHVSLTAREIEIIKMACIEMSSKEIGDKLCISTRTVEKHRKRIMEKTASKNFIGVILYALKTNAVSLSDI, from the coding sequence ATGATTAAAGTAGCTTTAGTTGATGATCATCAACTTTTTAGAAAAAGTTTGTCCTTATTGTTGTCTTCATTTGAAGGAATTGAAATTATTCATGATACTAATGATGGATTGGCTTTTTTAAAGTTTGCTGAAACAGAAGTCATTGATGTTGTGTTACTTGATATTCAAATGCCCATATTGGATGGTTATGAAGTATGTAAACGTTTGAAGTTGATTAATCCGGAAGCTAAAATTTTGATTATTTCTCAGCTTACTTCTAAAGAAGCAATACACCAAATAATGGAGTGTGGGGCTAATGGTTTTTTTACCAAAAATTCATCACCTGAACTATTGGAAAGTGCCATACGAAATGTAGTTGAACGCGATTATTATTTTGATGTTGAATTGGGTGCCGTAATTAGAGAGGCTATTTTATGGGAGAAAAAAGTGCATTATAACTTGGACTTGACTATACATGTTTCTTTAACCGCTAGAGAGATAGAAATCATTAAAATGGCTTGTATAGAAATGAGTAGTAAAGAAATAGGGGATAAGTTATGCATTAGTACTCGAACTGTAGAAAAGCACAGAAAACGCATTATGGAAAAAACAGCATCTAAAAACTTTATTGGTGTTATTTTGTATGCATTGAAAACTAATGCTGTAAGTTTGAGTGATATTTAG
- a CDS encoding SH3 domain-containing protein: MENKYGFMKLTPIEFENWISTIRVGRTILKIQQHHTYIPNYSHFNGSNHFERQLAMKQYHTVQNGWQDIGQHFTIFPDGSILTGRSLEKSPACITNQNAHSICIENFGNFDSNGDKMTDAQKESILIVTAVLCKRFNLPVDSNSIVYHHWFRLDNGLRTNGGVNTKSCPGTAFFGGNKVVDFEQNFKPLVIAKLNGTLTKTDLGFVLRFVCVTASKLNVRSMPNATSSIVKERPSLSMGAILRVYEIQDGWYKISSSQSHWIYGKYTKEVNRAEVSTSTLNVRTGPDVKFMKQYSIQKGEIVFVFEENNGWFKIGLEDKWVSGKYLKF, translated from the coding sequence ATGGAAAACAAGTATGGTTTTATGAAATTAACTCCAATTGAGTTTGAAAATTGGATATCAACTATTCGAGTTGGGAGAACTATATTAAAAATTCAGCAACATCATACTTATATACCTAACTATTCTCATTTTAATGGTTCTAATCATTTTGAGCGTCAATTGGCTATGAAGCAATATCATACAGTTCAGAATGGTTGGCAAGACATTGGACAACATTTTACTATTTTTCCTGATGGGAGTATTTTAACTGGACGAAGTTTAGAAAAATCACCTGCTTGTATCACTAATCAAAATGCTCATTCCATCTGTATTGAGAATTTCGGGAATTTTGATAGTAATGGAGATAAAATGACTGATGCCCAAAAGGAAAGTATTTTAATTGTTACTGCAGTTTTATGCAAGCGTTTTAATTTACCAGTTGATTCTAATTCAATAGTATATCATCATTGGTTTCGATTGGATAATGGATTAAGAACAAATGGTGGCGTAAATACTAAGTCATGTCCTGGAACTGCTTTTTTTGGAGGTAATAAAGTTGTTGATTTTGAGCAAAATTTTAAGCCACTGGTAATTGCAAAACTAAATGGAACACTGACTAAAACTGATTTAGGTTTTGTTTTGCGTTTCGTTTGTGTTACTGCTTCAAAATTGAATGTTCGTAGTATGCCAAATGCTACTAGCTCAATTGTTAAAGAACGTCCAAGTTTGTCTATGGGAGCCATTTTGAGAGTTTATGAAATACAAGATGGATGGTATAAAATTTCTTCTTCTCAATCACATTGGATTTATGGAAAATACACTAAAGAAGTAAATAGAGCAGAGGTAAGTACTTCTACTTTGAATGTTAGAACTGGACCAGATGTAAAATTCATGAAGCAATATAGTATTCAAAAAGGTGAGATTGTTTTTGTTTTTGAGGAAAATAATGGTTGGTTTAAGATAGGTTTAGAAGATAAATGGGTTAGTGGAAAATATTTAAAGTTTTAG
- a CDS encoding SMEK domain-containing protein has protein sequence MDSRSLHHRLSTNLGILKNKIELENASNNLSLNILLESTFLDILNLIYGFNCSNTNSRKSNFAGIDGVDVENKIMVQVTSTFSLEKIESTIKKINDNQYYDSYNRLIFIILKDSGKIRNESKERINKLIDGKFTLDFDNDILCVKDISRLLINENDLYKINEINKLLESVFLDVNFSDNSDLIGISFHEEEIINVSKLSQIIIDLGYKIVVDSKELYHKLVKENSNHSSSILVFNSRIIRDNFKKFILIVSNSHIKDTIDNSNPNSDIFKYFDEKGARPLSLLFSDFIYPISNRKYKTPRSVNILNHGKIEHLIKDCLKPISVLKYNFEHIKQVLQSLFPAHSFRTITNDEEKHFCICNLSYKNSVINFLIFSHDFKRNEVLKQFDEKYLKGYSSNLTILVPKDYNQPTNLRLKYIKDKYKNRHEVHFLDEFLYEESLKNIRQDLFLTNEVFISPYFKIDNDFEKLDDIFEWLKNDETSVAFIIGPGGDGKTTVCQKIHDVIINDFDNNIVIFLDAQSYIEQIKQRDRVDNWRFDLQTVFEISNTEVGDLDINTFKSNFAFGNITVIIDGIDEIISTLPNFSLADFLADFTILEETIGKGKLIINCRDIYINELLFSDNEFQKRHKIFNLLKFNRDLVTKYFKEYFNNDAKKVNDSIKLLDYFYEDINGEEFIYSPFLLEIISNIVENNFDYDEIEICFDSNILVKKNSNDYLIYKICKREIAKKENHGFTIDVDDYVRLLGLIAVEKNGVFNDDDFCFLLKKLNIDLNSERVKNSLRDNPFFYLKDNNYHFRFDFYKLFFKNNVLYSKLISSDSFDLTDTFITVISKELKYNSLLFGGLKNKIKDSDYSFDIILSKFKNLIDEIKVYNEKISNHGYEFIKQKAISNIIIFLNEIKSKDYTITDIILILFSDKEFNRESIIPINNLYLIEIPSSLKIEIDFRNMYISNSVIESFSSFLNCKFNDSTFFDNTCKISNIQHNDFDLKKCSATKDNFDDCITLNDNSLYAALKLAQSGGEDIVGFLRKYFRTFLKGGRIVDNISINFLPKNILHSVDFDSLNTILFNHSILISIDKSSISINPTKKAKVLKFINQNMTFLELNQVIKQIQKSEVNGKV, from the coding sequence ATGGATAGTAGGAGTTTACATCATAGATTAAGTACTAATTTGGGTATTTTAAAAAACAAAATTGAATTAGAAAATGCTTCCAATAATTTAAGTTTAAATATACTATTAGAATCAACTTTTCTTGATATATTGAATTTGATTTACGGTTTTAACTGTTCAAATACGAATTCACGAAAGTCTAATTTTGCTGGTATAGATGGAGTTGATGTTGAGAATAAAATAATGGTACAAGTAACATCTACATTCAGTCTTGAAAAGATAGAGAGCACAATAAAAAAAATAAATGATAATCAATACTATGATTCTTATAATCGTTTAATTTTTATTATTCTAAAGGATAGTGGAAAAATTAGAAATGAATCTAAAGAACGGATTAATAAACTTATTGATGGTAAATTTACACTTGATTTTGATAATGATATTCTTTGTGTAAAAGATATTTCTCGTTTGCTGATAAATGAAAATGATCTATATAAAATAAATGAAATTAATAAGTTATTAGAGTCTGTTTTTCTAGATGTCAATTTCAGTGATAATTCTGATTTAATTGGAATTTCTTTTCATGAAGAAGAAATTATTAATGTAAGTAAACTTTCTCAAATCATAATTGATTTGGGTTATAAAATTGTTGTAGATTCTAAAGAATTATATCATAAGCTTGTAAAAGAAAATTCAAACCATAGTTCTTCAATTTTAGTTTTTAATTCTAGAATTATTCGTGATAACTTTAAAAAGTTTATTCTTATTGTTTCCAACTCACACATTAAAGACACTATTGATAATTCAAATCCAAATTCCGATATTTTTAAATACTTTGATGAGAAAGGGGCAAGACCCTTGTCCTTACTTTTTAGTGATTTTATTTATCCAATTTCAAATAGAAAATATAAAACACCAAGGTCTGTAAATATTTTAAATCATGGTAAAATTGAACATTTAATAAAAGATTGTTTAAAGCCAATCTCCGTGCTTAAATATAATTTTGAACATATTAAACAGGTTCTTCAATCATTATTTCCTGCACATAGTTTTAGAACAATTACCAATGATGAAGAAAAGCATTTTTGTATATGTAATTTATCGTATAAGAATTCTGTTATAAATTTTTTAATTTTTAGTCATGATTTTAAGAGAAATGAAGTTTTAAAGCAATTTGATGAGAAATATTTAAAAGGATACTCATCAAACTTAACCATTTTAGTTCCTAAAGATTATAATCAGCCAACAAATTTGAGACTAAAATACATTAAGGATAAATATAAAAATCGACATGAAGTTCATTTTTTAGATGAGTTTTTGTATGAAGAAAGTTTAAAAAATATTCGTCAAGATCTATTTCTTACTAATGAGGTTTTTATTTCTCCATATTTTAAGATTGATAACGATTTTGAAAAATTAGATGACATATTCGAATGGTTAAAAAATGATGAAACATCAGTAGCATTTATAATAGGACCTGGTGGGGATGGAAAAACTACAGTTTGTCAAAAAATTCATGATGTTATTATTAATGATTTTGATAATAATATTGTTATTTTTTTAGATGCTCAATCCTATATTGAACAAATTAAGCAAAGGGATAGAGTAGATAATTGGCGATTTGATTTACAGACTGTATTTGAAATATCTAATACAGAAGTAGGTGATTTAGATATTAATACTTTCAAGTCCAATTTTGCATTCGGCAACATTACAGTAATTATTGATGGTATTGACGAAATTATTTCAACATTGCCTAATTTTAGTTTGGCTGATTTTTTAGCTGATTTTACAATTCTTGAGGAAACTATTGGTAAAGGTAAATTAATTATAAATTGCAGAGATATTTATATTAATGAACTTTTGTTTTCAGATAATGAGTTTCAAAAGAGACATAAAATTTTTAATCTTTTAAAATTTAATAGAGATTTAGTAACAAAATATTTTAAAGAGTATTTTAACAATGATGCAAAAAAGGTAAATGATTCTATAAAATTGTTAGATTATTTTTATGAAGATATAAATGGTGAAGAATTTATCTATTCTCCTTTTTTATTAGAAATAATATCCAACATAGTTGAAAATAATTTTGATTATGATGAAATTGAAATATGCTTTGATTCAAATATTCTAGTTAAAAAAAATAGTAATGATTATTTAATTTACAAGATTTGTAAACGTGAAATTGCAAAAAAAGAAAATCATGGATTTACTATTGATGTAGATGATTATGTTCGTTTATTAGGATTGATAGCTGTTGAAAAGAATGGCGTTTTTAATGATGATGATTTTTGTTTTTTATTAAAAAAATTAAATATTGATTTGAATTCGGAGCGTGTAAAAAATAGTTTAAGGGATAATCCATTCTTCTATTTGAAAGATAACAATTATCATTTTAGATTTGATTTTTATAAACTCTTTTTCAAGAATAATGTACTTTATTCAAAATTAATTTCTAGCGATTCTTTTGATTTAACAGACACCTTTATAACTGTTATTTCTAAAGAATTGAAATATAATTCCTTATTATTTGGAGGACTTAAAAATAAAATTAAAGATTCAGATTATAGCTTTGATATTATACTTTCAAAGTTTAAAAATTTGATAGATGAAATTAAAGTTTACAATGAGAAAATATCAAATCACGGCTATGAATTTATAAAGCAAAAAGCAATAAGTAATATCATCATTTTCTTAAATGAGATAAAAAGCAAAGATTATACAATTACTGATATAATATTAATACTATTTTCGGATAAAGAATTTAATCGCGAATCAATTATTCCGATAAATAATTTATACTTAATAGAAATTCCATCTAGTTTAAAAATTGAAATTGACTTTCGCAACATGTATATTTCAAATTCAGTTATAGAAAGTTTCTCTAGTTTTTTAAATTGTAAATTTAATGATTCCACATTTTTCGATAATACTTGTAAAATTAGTAATATTCAACACAATGATTTTGATTTAAAAAAATGTTCTGCTACAAAAGATAATTTTGATGATTGTATAACTTTAAATGACAATTCTTTATATGCTGCCTTAAAACTTGCTCAATCAGGAGGAGAAGATATTGTAGGGTTTTTAAGAAAATACTTTAGAACTTTTTTAAAAGGAGGTAGGATCGTTGATAACATAAGTATTAATTTTTTGCCAAAGAATATTTTACATTCTGTAGATTTTGACTCTTTAAATACAATTTTATTTAATCATTCTATATTAATTTCTATTGACAAGTCTAGTATATCGATAAACCCAACTAAAAAAGCAAAAGTCTTAAAATTCATTAATCAAAATATGACTTTTTTAGAACTTAATCAAGTAATAAAACAAATACAAAAAAGCGAAGTAAATGGAAAAGTATAA
- a CDS encoding amidohydrolase family protein, with protein MEKYKIFNTHTHIFTIDHVPNKFGKRLMPLGLHHIITMRLVKWYYKNFTSRGNYNYKVFRNRLTSIKYGIKEFFRKTIVIHLLFGILFFILGWLFKIIVNFFKLEVVFSKSTRETFKRFLTLGRYSLYQDQSKIFDLLSKSYDYDTRFVVLSMDMDFMEGGKPAKPYLEQLEELRCLKLRKQENLLPFLFLDPRRIAATRNDVKHKNYENYAKHLLHSQQFDGIKLYPALGYYPFDKDLIEMYLFAQENEIPIITHCIEGTVFYRGKKKSEWNHHPILKYNKKGGIYEPIPLPQREGYEYTTNFTHPLNYHCLLNKDMLNTYLGNSPSEAIDLSKLKICLAHFGGEDEWKKYLNDGWNNYNKNITHDSVADYHMRKNTLNHGNPRTIWWNASWLSVIYDLMVEYDNVYADISFILHDESLFPLLKFILEDEKVKHKVLFGSDYYVVSQKDTEKDLHLNLRGYLGESLFELIANTNPRKFLSTKFKQY; from the coding sequence ATGGAAAAGTATAAAATATTTAATACTCATACCCATATTTTCACCATAGACCATGTGCCTAATAAATTTGGTAAACGTTTGATGCCATTAGGTTTGCATCATATTATTACCATGCGATTAGTAAAATGGTATTATAAAAATTTTACTTCTAGAGGCAATTATAATTATAAAGTTTTTAGGAACAGGTTAACGTCTATAAAGTATGGTATTAAAGAGTTTTTTAGAAAAACTATAGTTATTCATCTTTTATTCGGAATATTATTTTTTATTTTAGGATGGCTTTTCAAGATTATAGTTAATTTTTTCAAGTTAGAAGTTGTATTTAGTAAATCGACAAGAGAAACATTTAAAAGATTTTTGACTTTAGGCCGCTATTCATTATATCAAGATCAGTCTAAAATTTTTGATTTGCTTTCCAAAAGTTATGATTATGATACTCGTTTTGTTGTATTGTCAATGGATATGGATTTTATGGAAGGAGGAAAGCCCGCTAAGCCTTATCTTGAGCAATTAGAAGAATTGCGATGTTTGAAGTTGCGAAAGCAAGAAAATTTGCTTCCTTTTTTATTTTTGGACCCGAGAAGAATAGCTGCTACTCGGAATGATGTAAAGCATAAAAATTATGAAAATTATGCAAAGCATTTATTGCACTCACAACAGTTTGATGGAATAAAACTTTATCCAGCATTAGGCTATTATCCATTTGACAAAGATTTGATCGAAATGTATCTCTTTGCTCAAGAAAATGAAATCCCAATCATCACTCATTGTATAGAAGGAACTGTATTTTATAGGGGTAAGAAAAAGTCGGAATGGAATCATCATCCTATTTTAAAATACAATAAGAAAGGTGGTATTTATGAGCCTATTCCTTTACCTCAAAGAGAAGGGTATGAGTATACAACCAATTTTACACATCCATTGAATTATCATTGTTTATTAAATAAGGATATGTTAAACACTTATTTAGGTAATTCTCCATCTGAAGCTATAGATTTGAGTAAATTAAAAATTTGTTTGGCTCATTTTGGAGGGGAAGATGAATGGAAAAAGTATTTGAATGATGGTTGGAATAATTACAATAAAAATATTACTCATGATAGCGTTGCAGATTATCATATGAGAAAAAACACATTGAATCACGGTAATCCTAGAACTATTTGGTGGAATGCTAGTTGGTTGTCTGTCATTTATGATTTAATGGTTGAATATGATAATGTTTACGCTGATATCAGCTTTATACTTCATGATGAAAGTTTATTTCCGTTGCTAAAGTTTATACTTGAGGATGAAAAAGTAAAGCACAAAGTTTTATTTGGTTCTGATTATTATGTAGTAAGTCAGAAAGATACCGAGAAGGATTTGCATTTAAACTTGAGAGGTTATCTTGGAGAATCTTTGTTTGAGTTAATAGCTAATACTAATCCAAGAAAATTTTTGAGTACTAAGTTTAAGCAATATTAA
- a CDS encoding ATPase gives MENEIKSHYNYSEVIIWLESKGVELYGNHFKILEADYPIVFKLIAYFLKDEPTCFQHGINLNKGLLLTGPIGCGKTSLMNLMKYLAPTEQKFFLKPCRDISFEFIQDGYQIIHKYSNGNLDQSGPRSYCFDDLGTENNLKYFGNECNVMAEILLSRYDLFISKKLKTHITTNLSASEIEKHYGNRVRSRLRQMVNLIAFEKSAQDKR, from the coding sequence ATGGAAAACGAAATAAAATCACACTACAACTATTCAGAAGTTATAATATGGCTCGAATCAAAAGGAGTCGAATTATATGGCAATCATTTCAAAATCCTTGAAGCCGATTATCCAATTGTCTTCAAACTCATTGCTTATTTTCTAAAAGACGAGCCAACTTGTTTTCAACATGGAATAAACCTCAACAAAGGCTTATTACTTACTGGACCAATCGGCTGCGGTAAAACCTCATTAATGAATTTAATGAAATACCTCGCTCCTACCGAACAAAAATTCTTTTTAAAACCTTGTAGAGATATAAGTTTTGAATTCATCCAGGACGGTTACCAAATAATACATAAATATAGTAATGGTAATCTAGACCAATCTGGACCAAGAAGCTACTGTTTTGACGATTTAGGAACAGAAAACAATCTAAAATATTTCGGCAACGAATGTAACGTAATGGCTGAGATTCTATTGAGCAGATATGATCTATTCATTTCAAAAAAACTAAAAACACACATCACCACTAACCTATCAGCCTCTGAAATTGAAAAACATTACGGAAACAGAGTTAGAAGTCGACTAAGACAAATGGTAAATCTAATTGCATTCGAAAAATCAGCACAAGACAAACGCTAA
- a CDS encoding transcriptional regulator, with translation MNYIKHLTGFFEKVAIDRTLNPTHVSLYIALFQFWNCNRFKNPISINRDEVMRISKISSKATYHKCLKNLHSLGYINYQPSYNPFKGSHVILFNFSEDLKPLPKSERKPKNEPLIELVSEQVVNKSCTSSETGSEQAVVPSINYINNTNILNEKNVLNLEDQAKNFEEINNSSDKIVTSSEVDMSKEEKNSVKKEEKFEPTIQEVKTYFQENHFPELEAQKFFNYFKSVGWLVGGKTPMIDWQAAAQNWILNAPKFIPNAEQPNRTKQLNTTTDKNYSEPL, from the coding sequence ATGAACTACATTAAACACCTAACCGGCTTCTTCGAAAAAGTAGCCATAGATAGAACCCTCAATCCTACACACGTTAGCTTATACATAGCCTTATTCCAATTCTGGAATTGCAACCGATTCAAAAACCCCATCAGTATCAATCGCGATGAGGTAATGCGAATAAGCAAAATAAGCTCAAAAGCTACCTATCATAAATGCTTGAAGAATTTGCATAGTTTAGGTTACATAAACTACCAACCATCATATAATCCGTTCAAAGGTAGTCACGTTATTTTATTCAACTTTTCAGAAGATTTGAAACCACTTCCAAAAAGTGAGAGAAAACCAAAAAATGAACCGCTTATTGAACTTGTTTCTGAACAAGTTGTAAACAAGTCGTGTACTAGTAGTGAAACAGGTAGTGAACAAGCAGTAGTACCTTCTATAAACTATATAAACAATACAAACATTTTAAACGAAAAAAACGTTTTAAACTTAGAAGATCAAGCAAAAAATTTTGAAGAAATAAATAATTCATCTGATAAAATTGTCACATCGAGCGAAGTCGACATGTCAAAAGAAGAAAAAAATTCCGTTAAAAAAGAAGAAAAGTTTGAACCTACAATTCAAGAAGTCAAAACCTACTTCCAAGAAAACCACTTTCCAGAACTCGAAGCTCAAAAATTCTTCAACTACTTCAAAAGCGTTGGCTGGCTAGTCGGTGGTAAAACGCCCATGATAGATTGGCAAGCCGCAGCACAAAATTGGATATTAAACGCCCCAAAATTTATTCCAAACGCAGAACAACCAAACAGAACAAAACAACTCAATACAACAACCGATAAAAACTATTCAGAACCATTATAG
- a CDS encoding helix-turn-helix domain-containing protein — MVVELITREDLNEFRSLLLNDLKEIIQSNSQKTKQWLKSNEVRKLLNISPGTLQNLRINGTLSYTKIGGINYYKYDDIVKMLEK, encoded by the coding sequence ATGGTAGTAGAACTTATTACTCGTGAAGACTTAAACGAATTTAGAAGTCTTCTTCTAAATGATTTGAAAGAAATCATTCAATCCAATTCCCAAAAAACAAAACAGTGGCTCAAATCCAATGAGGTCCGCAAACTATTGAATATCTCCCCTGGTACACTTCAAAACCTCCGCATCAACGGTACACTTTCCTACACTAAAATAGGTGGCATCAACTACTATAAATACGATGATATTGTAAAAATGTTAGAAAAGTAA
- a CDS encoding helix-turn-helix domain-containing protein, which produces MKKLIAIISVITNYALLQATPVLDSTLIHLSKSDYEFLLRKVNENEKNLKFKKAWLLKAKNEENHAEQIKAYRQLMINEPIKIKKIYADSIITVALKTKNLNTIGNAYLNKGIVFYENKELVQALNFYIKAESYLEKSQNQYDSNKAKYAIAQTKFYLGFYDEAIIIFSELEAFFIEENDRAYLNTIHALGLCNMKISNFNKVTYYNSLGLKLCHDWEIPEMIKYFEHSEAINKYHKKEYNSCIENLTKIIPLLTKESDFDNITLANFYIAKSHWMLNKKNQAIPYLLEVDKTFLEKKYMRPDVRENYELLIKYYTDKGDTNKQLLYINRLLEVDSIINHNYKNLSQKIFKEYDAKKLIRAKTEIENKMIWRNSVAYGMATILLVVSFIGIRKHRRKSKYYKQKFEEVMNASNIEKTFVSKTTDNDFEINPEIIETALKNLEKFEKTKKYLEKDMNLSKIAAYLKTNTKYASKIILKHRGKKTIDYINDLKIDYVIELLKTENKYRNYTNKALAEEVGFGSTQNFTRAFKNRTDISPTYFVQKINEMS; this is translated from the coding sequence ATGAAGAAATTAATCGCTATTATAAGTGTAATAACTAACTATGCCTTACTACAAGCAACACCTGTGTTAGATAGTACTCTTATTCATTTAAGTAAAAGCGATTATGAATTTCTCTTAAGAAAAGTGAATGAAAACGAAAAGAATCTTAAGTTTAAAAAGGCATGGCTTTTAAAAGCTAAAAATGAAGAAAATCATGCAGAACAAATAAAGGCTTACCGCCAATTGATGATCAATGAGCCTATTAAAATAAAGAAAATTTATGCCGATTCTATAATAACTGTTGCCCTTAAAACTAAAAATCTAAACACAATTGGAAATGCCTATTTAAATAAAGGTATTGTATTCTATGAAAATAAAGAATTAGTGCAAGCATTAAACTTCTATATTAAAGCAGAAAGCTATTTAGAAAAATCGCAAAATCAATATGATTCAAATAAGGCAAAATATGCTATTGCACAAACTAAGTTTTATTTAGGATTTTATGATGAAGCAATAATTATTTTCAGCGAATTGGAAGCATTTTTTATCGAAGAAAATGACAGAGCATACCTGAATACAATTCATGCACTTGGACTGTGTAACATGAAAATAAGCAATTTTAATAAAGTTACTTACTACAATTCATTGGGTTTAAAGTTATGTCATGATTGGGAAATTCCAGAAATGATAAAATATTTTGAACATTCGGAAGCTATAAATAAATATCATAAAAAAGAATACAATTCTTGCATAGAAAACCTAACAAAAATAATTCCTTTATTAACCAAAGAAAGTGATTTTGACAATATCACCCTAGCAAACTTTTATATAGCAAAATCGCATTGGATGCTTAACAAAAAGAATCAAGCGATTCCCTATTTGTTAGAAGTGGATAAAACTTTTCTTGAGAAAAAATACATGCGTCCAGATGTTAGAGAAAACTACGAACTTTTAATAAAATATTATACAGACAAAGGGGATACAAATAAACAATTGCTATACATAAATAGATTATTGGAAGTTGACAGTATTATCAACCACAATTACAAAAACCTTTCTCAAAAAATTTTTAAAGAATATGATGCTAAAAAGTTAATTAGAGCCAAGACAGAGATAGAAAATAAAATGATTTGGAGAAATAGCGTTGCATATGGTATGGCTACAATTCTCTTAGTTGTTAGTTTCATTGGCATTCGTAAACATAGACGAAAAAGTAAATACTATAAGCAAAAATTTGAAGAAGTCATGAATGCTAGTAATATTGAAAAAACATTTGTATCAAAAACTACAGATAATGACTTTGAAATTAATCCTGAAATTATTGAAACAGCGTTAAAAAATCTTGAAAAATTTGAAAAAACAAAAAAATATCTAGAAAAAGATATGAATTTAAGTAAGATTGCAGCCTATCTAAAAACCAATACCAAATACGCCTCAAAAATAATTTTAAAACACAGAGGTAAAAAGACAATAGATTATATTAATGATTTAAAAATTGATTATGTAATTGAGTTATTAAAAACGGAAAATAAATATCGAAATTATACGAATAAAGCACTAGCAGAAGAAGTTGGCTTTGGTTCAACACAAAATTTCACAAGAGCATTCAAAAACAGAACCGATATTTCTCCTACATACTTTGTCCAAAAAATAAATGAAATGTCCTAA